A window of Desulfuromonadales bacterium contains these coding sequences:
- a CDS encoding thiamine pyrophosphate-dependent enzyme: MTTALQKVFDRPVSLKDVQTHFCPGCQHGTIHRLVAEALDHFAVQERTIGVASVGCSVFLYGYFDVDVVEAPHGRAPAVATGVKRVHPDKIVFTYQGDGDLAAIGTSEIIHAANRGEGMTVIFVNNTTYGMTGGQMAPTTLPQQKTSTSPSGRNVQTDGYPIRMAELLAVLDGTAYSTRVAVNSPKNVLQAGKAIRRAFQYQVESQGFAFVEVLSACPTNWGMNPLKANERVGSEMIPYFQLGTFKDVEKTF, translated from the coding sequence ATGACGACGGCCCTGCAGAAAGTTTTCGATCGACCCGTTTCCCTCAAGGATGTGCAGACCCATTTCTGCCCGGGTTGCCAGCACGGCACCATTCACCGCCTGGTGGCCGAGGCGCTGGATCATTTCGCGGTGCAGGAGCGGACCATCGGCGTCGCCTCGGTCGGCTGCAGCGTCTTTCTCTACGGTTACTTCGATGTCGATGTCGTCGAGGCGCCGCATGGGCGGGCGCCGGCGGTGGCGACCGGCGTCAAACGGGTGCATCCGGACAAGATCGTCTTCACCTACCAGGGGGACGGCGACCTGGCCGCCATCGGCACCAGCGAAATCATCCACGCCGCCAACCGCGGCGAGGGGATGACGGTCATCTTCGTCAACAACACCACGTACGGCATGACCGGCGGCCAGATGGCTCCGACCACCCTGCCGCAGCAGAAGACCTCGACTTCACCCTCCGGCCGCAACGTCCAGACGGACGGTTATCCCATCCGCATGGCCGAACTGCTGGCCGTCCTTGACGGAACCGCCTACTCGACCCGGGTGGCGGTCAACTCGCCGAAGAACGTCCTGCAGGCCGGCAAGGCAATCCGACGGGCATTCCAGTATCAGGTGGAGTCGCAGGGATTCGCCTTTGTCGAGGTTCTTTCGGCCTGCCCGACCAATTGGGGGATGAATCCGCTCAAGGCCAACGAACGGGTCGGGAGCGAGATGATCCCCTATTTCCAGCTCGGAACGTTCAAGGACGTCGAAAAAACGTTTTAA
- a CDS encoding 3-methyl-2-oxobutanoate dehydrogenase subunit VorB yields the protein MQKRLFVKGNEAVAMGAVEAGCRYYFGYPITPQSDIPEYMSRELPKVGGTFIQAESEIASINMLLGASASGARAMTSSSSPGISLKQEGISYMAGSELPGLIVNISRSGPGLGGIDASQADYFQAVKGGGHGGYRLIVLAPYSVQEMYDLTILAFDLSDRYRIPAMLLGDSVIGQMKEALIPHPYHPPADLPAKPWAVTGKLGRSDQRIVKSLYLGDGELEAHNWRLHEKYRLLGEQEVRSEAVDVEDAALIVTAFGSTARIARTAVRMAREAGLRVGLFRPITLYPFPEAALRQMTEGCKKVLCIELNAGQMVEDVRLSVARDAEVRFYGRPPGAGSLPTPEELCAQIRKHYEA from the coding sequence TTGCAAAAACGGCTCTTTGTCAAGGGAAACGAAGCGGTGGCCATGGGCGCTGTCGAGGCCGGCTGCCGCTACTACTTCGGCTACCCGATTACCCCCCAGAGCGACATCCCCGAATACATGTCCCGCGAACTGCCGAAGGTCGGCGGCACCTTCATCCAGGCGGAGAGTGAAATCGCCTCGATCAACATGCTGCTTGGCGCGAGCGCCAGCGGCGCCCGGGCCATGACCTCCTCTTCGAGCCCGGGGATTTCCCTCAAGCAGGAAGGGATCAGCTACATGGCCGGGAGCGAGCTGCCCGGCCTGATCGTCAATATTTCCCGTTCCGGACCCGGCCTTGGCGGTATCGACGCTTCGCAGGCCGACTATTTCCAGGCGGTCAAGGGTGGCGGCCACGGCGGTTACCGCCTCATCGTCCTGGCCCCGTATTCGGTGCAGGAGATGTATGACCTGACCATCCTCGCCTTCGACCTCTCCGATCGCTACCGCATCCCCGCCATGCTTCTCGGCGATTCGGTCATCGGCCAGATGAAGGAAGCCCTGATCCCGCATCCGTACCATCCCCCGGCGGATCTGCCGGCCAAGCCCTGGGCGGTAACCGGCAAGCTGGGCCGCAGCGACCAGCGGATCGTCAAGTCTCTCTACCTGGGCGACGGCGAGCTCGAAGCCCACAACTGGCGTCTGCATGAGAAATATCGCCTGCTCGGGGAGCAGGAAGTACGTTCCGAGGCGGTCGACGTCGAGGATGCCGCGCTGATCGTCACCGCCTTCGGCTCCACCGCCCGCATTGCCAGGACTGCCGTGCGCATGGCCCGGGAGGCCGGTCTGCGCGTCGGTCTTTTCCGCCCGATTACCCTCTATCCTTTTCCCGAAGCGGCCCTGCGCCAGATGACCGAAGGCTGCAAAAAAGTGCTGTGCATCGAGCTCAATGCCGGCCAGATGGTGGAGGATGTCCGGCTCTCGGTGGCCCGCGATGCCGAAGTCCGTTTCTATGGTCGGCCGCCCGGGGCAGGTTCGCTGCCGACCCCCGAAGAGCTCTGCGCGCAGATCCGCAAGCATTACGAGGCTTGA
- a CDS encoding ferredoxin family protein has product MPKIVIDEARCKGCALCTIACPRNLLRLSEKLTRQGFLPAEMPEGCEQDCTSCALCAQMCPDVAITVYRQEKTT; this is encoded by the coding sequence GTGCCGAAGATCGTTATCGATGAGGCGCGCTGTAAAGGTTGCGCACTCTGCACCATCGCCTGTCCCCGCAACCTGTTGCGTCTGAGCGAGAAGCTGACCCGTCAGGGGTTCCTGCCGGCGGAGATGCCGGAGGGGTGTGAGCAGGACTGCACCTCCTGCGCCCTCTGCGCGCAGATGTGCCCCGATGTGGCCATCACCGTTTATCGGCAGGAAAAAACGACGTAA